The Primulina eburnea isolate SZY01 chromosome 8, ASM2296580v1, whole genome shotgun sequence genome contains a region encoding:
- the LOC140838664 gene encoding condensin-2 complex subunit H2-like, with amino-acid sequence MNSEFDNPESSSAKFLQTLQPLRDLESNWSVDLAKSLEDYLLKICSGEISGNEDSLSSVNFAEAALVLQGSAQVYGRKVEYLYSLVLHALEFISQKSQEDQSASTSTQKEETASHPAKDEEDYPFWGLDDIPVETKILLDSSVSRDLSPSLFVRPPANLVVLEGDCLDGVGDDGELEAYLLATNDLYRDFILLDYCDAVTVDNFLDCKSGKGLHNFYGGSYLTSKGRKSFQSPSRRSAGTGQKLSVGKKQDFNQSLCADHGFQSNDDQKGSTAYHFPGDDGIRDGYSGSEDLFDSDNDVDPWKHLDPHEPGNLIVKPYRKVKMNRRLGVGSRKHLSVATEFPLAKLHGPIGPELAEIWEAKFHASEMHGESQPSSLYEKLRQSLVIGDKKKDNSSYDPEDLNEDIGYDSGDPDSGPPDIGISDSVFNNKDFPSHQEKHDFGGHHFGMENEYDGADAHTSLEDLCRTHLDSLLASLSESEKQTELASRVSTWKQRIEKNLEEQDARPPFDIHKYGERILDKLSMEQDHSSTSSFGDIVGGQEKHDVARTFSALLQLVNNGDVDLVKCNTKGSSTCYSDVNSFHVRRLRNERKSGVKLQSSKRRAKTPLTKRRAKIISEEEKENQVGKSGGVKCTPEGKKSGVKLQSSKRRAKTPLTKRRAKIISEEEKENQVGKSGGVKCTPEGKKRRKSGIMSMHFAG; translated from the exons ATGAATAGCGAATTTGACAACCCTGAATCTTCATCTGCGAAGTTTCTCCAAACATTACAGCCTCTTCGAGATCTCGAATCTAATTGGAGCGTGGATTTAGCCAAGAGTTTGGAAGATTATCTGCTGAAAATTTGCTCTGGTGAGATTTCGGGCAACGAGGATTCCCTAAGCTCTGTAAATTTTGCTGAAG CTGCTTTGGTTCTTCAGGGATCGGCGCAGGTTTATGGTAGGAAGGTGGAGTATCTGTATTCCCTGGTTCTGCATGCTTTGGAGTTTATTTCCCAGAAAAG TCAAGAAGATCAATCTGCGAGCACATCCACTCAAAAGGAAGAAACTGCTTCCCATCCTGCAAAAGATGAAGAAGATTATCCATTCTGGGGTTTAGATGATATCCCCG ttgaAACAAAGATTTTGTTAGATAGTTCAGTCTCTAGAGATTTGTCACCTAGCCTTTTTGTGAGGCCACCTGCAAATTTAGTAGTGCTCGAAGGTGACTGCTTAGATGGTGTAGGTGATGATGGGGAGCTAGAAGCATATCTG TTAGCAACAAACGATCTTTACCGTGATTTCATTCTCCTGGATTACTGTGATGCTGTTACTGTTGATAATTTTCTCGATTGTAAGAGTGGCAAAGGGCTCCATAATTTTTATGGAGGCAGCTATCTAACTTCTAAGGGTCGCAAGAGCTTTCAGTCTCCATCGAGAAGATCTGCAGGAACTGGCCAAAAGCTGTCAGTGGGGAAGAAACAGGATTTTAATCAATCACTTTGTGCTGATCACGGGTTTCAATCAAATGACGATCAAAAGGGCTCAACTGCCTATCATTTTCCTGGCGATGATGGAATTAGAGACGGCTATTCTGGATCTGAGGATTTGTTTGACTCAGACAATGATGTTGATCCATGGAAACATTTGGATCCTCATGAACCAGGGAATTTGATAGTTAAACCTTATAGAAAAG TGAAAATGAACAGAAGGCTAGGGGTCGGTTCTAGGAAACATCTTTCGGTGGCTACAGAATTCCCTCTTGCGAAACTTCACGGCCCTATTGGTCCAGAGCTAGCTGAAATATGGGAGGCAAAATTTCATGCCTCAGAGATGCACGGTGAATCACAACCTTCATCACTGTATGAAAAG CTGCGCCAATCACTTGTTATCGGGGACAAGAAAAAGGACAATTCCTCCTATGATCCTGAAGATCTCAATGAAGACATTGGATATGATAGTGGGGATCCAGATTCTGGGCCACCAGATATTGGCATATCAGATAGTGTCTTCAACAATAAAGATTTCCCATCACATCAGGAAAAG CATGATTTTGGTGGTCACCACTTTGGGATGGAAAATGAATATGATGGTGCTGACGCTCATACAAGCCTTGAAGACCTTTGTCGGACTCACTTG GATTCTCTTCTAGCTAGTCTTTCTGAAAGTGAGAAGCAAACTGAACTGGCTAGCCGGGTTTCTACATGGAAACAAAGAATCGAAAAGAACTTGGAAGAGCAA GATGCACGCCCACCATTTGATATTCACAAGTACGGTGAAAGAATTCTAGATAAGCTCTCCATGGAACAAGATCATTCGAGTACCTCGTCTTTTGGAGATATAGTCGGGGGTCAAGAGAAGCATGATGTCGCTAGAACGTTTTCTGCCCTTCTGCAATTG GTGAACAATGGAGATGTTGATCTGGTGAAATGCAACACAAAAGGTTCGTCCACTTGTTACTCAGATGTGAATAGTTTCCATGTTAGGCGGCTTAGGAATGAGAGGAAAAGTGGAGTGAAGCTTCAGTCATCCAAAAGGAGAGCTAAAACTCCTTTAACAAAACGACGTGCCAAAATCATAAGCGAAGAGGAAAAGGAGAATCAGGTGGGAAAATCAGGTGGTGTGAAGTGCACTCCTGAAGGCAAGAAGAGTGGAGTGAAGCTTCAGTCATCCAAAAGGAGAGCTAAAACTCCTTTAACAAAACGACGTGCCAAAATCATAAGCGAGGAGGAAAAGGAGAATCAGGTGGGAAAATCAGGTGGTGTGAAGTGCACTCCTGAAGGCAAGAAGAGGCGAAAATCCGGCATCATGAGTATGCATTTTGCTGGGTGA
- the LOC140838663 gene encoding primase homolog protein-like isoform X1 encodes MPSLLTSLPPPPPFHPTKTSSNLPSFSISAFSTKPVSINASHNNGFPYLSHVRTSKTTAEMDEAEEEGAVFTKLRQKMDSRGVKIDSCTPGLYDLLVCPKCNGGQSMQRSLSFHVGQNWSYAMWRCFDTRCGWAGQVVTNSRKPFPVGNLHGQINSNSPSTRESLRLEVLGEELVDYFAGRMISKETLQRNKVMQVSGEKKIIAFTYRQNGLLVGCKYRTIEKKFWQDRGTEKMLYGLDDITEADEIIIVEGEIDKLSIEEAGYYNCASVPGGAPQTVSMKELPSVDKDVSFQYLWNCKDYLDKASRIILATDGDIPGRALAEELSRRLGRERCWQVNWPEKDELTSFKDANEVLKNLGAAALRDAINGAKPYESHDFS; translated from the exons ATGCCTTCTCTTCTCACTTCACTGCCACCGCCACCTCCTTTTCACCCGACCAAAACTTCGTCAAATCTACCATCTTTTAGTATATCGGCCTTTTCTACAAAGCCCGTCTCCATAAATGCAAGTCACAATAATGGGTTCCCGTATTTGTCTCACGTTCGGACTTCAAAGACAACAG CTGAAATGGATGAGGCAGAGGAAGAGGGGGCTGTCTTCACCAAACTGAGGCAGAAAATGGACTCCCGTGGAGTAAAAATTGATTCTTGTACACCTGGTCTCTATGATCTTCTTGTTTGTCCCAAG TGCAACGGTGGACAATCTATGCAGAGAAGTCTGTCATTTCATGTTGGCCAAAATTG GAGTTATGCAATGTGGAGATGTTTTGATACACGATGTGGATGGGCAGGCCAG GTAGTTACAAACAGTAGAAAGCCTTTTCCGGTTGGCAATCTTCATGGACAAATCAATTCCAATTCCCCATCGACAAGGGAAAGTCTAAGGCTAGAGGTGTTGGGTGAAGAG CTGGTAGATTACTTTGCTGGAAGAATGATATCCAAGGAAACATTGCAGAGAAATAAAgtgatgcaagtttctggtgAAAAG AAAATCATTGCCTTTACTTATAGACAAAATGGGCTACTTGTTGGCTGCAAGTACCGAACAATAGAGAAAAAGTTTTGGCAG GACAGAGGTACTGAAAAAATGTTATATGGACTGGATGACATTACAGAAGCAGATGAGATTATCATT GTTGAAGGTGAGATAGATAAGCTGTCAATAGAAGAAGCTGGTTATTACAATTGTGCAAGTGTTCCTGGAGGAGCACCACAAACTGTTTCAATGAAGGAACTACCATCAGTGGACAAG GACGTGAGCTTTCAGTATCTATGGAACTGCAAAGACTATCTGGACAAG GCGTCTCGAATAATCCTGGCAACTGATGGTGATATACCAGGCCGAGCTTTAGCTGAGGAGCTTTCTCGCCGCCTTGGAAGAGAGAG GTGTTGGCAAGTAAATTGGCCGGAAAAGGATGAGTTGACCTCTTTCAAAGATGCAAATGAG GTTCTCAAGAATTTGGGCGCAGCTGCACTTAGAGATGCCATTAACGGAGCTAAACCATATGAATCACATGATTTCAGTTGA
- the LOC140838663 gene encoding primase homolog protein-like isoform X2 — protein MPSLLTSLPPPPPFHPTKTSSNLPSFSISAFSTKPVSINASHNNGFPYLSHVRTSKTTAEMDEAEEEGAVFTKLRQKMDSRGVKIDSCTPGLYDLLVCPKCNGGQSMQRSLSFHVGQNWSYAMWRCFDTRCGWAGQVVTNSRKPFPVGNLHGQINSNSPSTRESLRLEVLGEELVDYFAGRMISKETLQRNKVMQVSGEKDRGTEKMLYGLDDITEADEIIIVEGEIDKLSIEEAGYYNCASVPGGAPQTVSMKELPSVDKDVSFQYLWNCKDYLDKASRIILATDGDIPGRALAEELSRRLGRERCWQVNWPEKDELTSFKDANEVLKNLGAAALRDAINGAKPYESHDFS, from the exons ATGCCTTCTCTTCTCACTTCACTGCCACCGCCACCTCCTTTTCACCCGACCAAAACTTCGTCAAATCTACCATCTTTTAGTATATCGGCCTTTTCTACAAAGCCCGTCTCCATAAATGCAAGTCACAATAATGGGTTCCCGTATTTGTCTCACGTTCGGACTTCAAAGACAACAG CTGAAATGGATGAGGCAGAGGAAGAGGGGGCTGTCTTCACCAAACTGAGGCAGAAAATGGACTCCCGTGGAGTAAAAATTGATTCTTGTACACCTGGTCTCTATGATCTTCTTGTTTGTCCCAAG TGCAACGGTGGACAATCTATGCAGAGAAGTCTGTCATTTCATGTTGGCCAAAATTG GAGTTATGCAATGTGGAGATGTTTTGATACACGATGTGGATGGGCAGGCCAG GTAGTTACAAACAGTAGAAAGCCTTTTCCGGTTGGCAATCTTCATGGACAAATCAATTCCAATTCCCCATCGACAAGGGAAAGTCTAAGGCTAGAGGTGTTGGGTGAAGAG CTGGTAGATTACTTTGCTGGAAGAATGATATCCAAGGAAACATTGCAGAGAAATAAAgtgatgcaagtttctggtgAAAAG GACAGAGGTACTGAAAAAATGTTATATGGACTGGATGACATTACAGAAGCAGATGAGATTATCATT GTTGAAGGTGAGATAGATAAGCTGTCAATAGAAGAAGCTGGTTATTACAATTGTGCAAGTGTTCCTGGAGGAGCACCACAAACTGTTTCAATGAAGGAACTACCATCAGTGGACAAG GACGTGAGCTTTCAGTATCTATGGAACTGCAAAGACTATCTGGACAAG GCGTCTCGAATAATCCTGGCAACTGATGGTGATATACCAGGCCGAGCTTTAGCTGAGGAGCTTTCTCGCCGCCTTGGAAGAGAGAG GTGTTGGCAAGTAAATTGGCCGGAAAAGGATGAGTTGACCTCTTTCAAAGATGCAAATGAG GTTCTCAAGAATTTGGGCGCAGCTGCACTTAGAGATGCCATTAACGGAGCTAAACCATATGAATCACATGATTTCAGTTGA
- the LOC140838663 gene encoding primase homolog protein-like isoform X3, protein MIFLFVPSATVDNLCREVCHFMLAKIGTLPSKFFEVVTNSRKPFPVGNLHGQINSNSPSTRESLRLEVLGEELVDYFAGRMISKETLQRNKVMQVSGEKKIIAFTYRQNGLLVGCKYRTIEKKFWQDRGTEKMLYGLDDITEADEIIIVEGEIDKLSIEEAGYYNCASVPGGAPQTVSMKELPSVDKDVSFQYLWNCKDYLDKASRIILATDGDIPGRALAEELSRRLGRERCWQVNWPEKDELTSFKDANEVLKNLGAAALRDAINGAKPYESHDFS, encoded by the exons ATGATCTTCTTGTTTGTCCCAAG TGCAACGGTGGACAATCTATGCAGAGAAGTCTGTCATTTCATGTTGGCCAAAATTGGTACATTGCCTTCTAAATTTTTCGAG GTAGTTACAAACAGTAGAAAGCCTTTTCCGGTTGGCAATCTTCATGGACAAATCAATTCCAATTCCCCATCGACAAGGGAAAGTCTAAGGCTAGAGGTGTTGGGTGAAGAG CTGGTAGATTACTTTGCTGGAAGAATGATATCCAAGGAAACATTGCAGAGAAATAAAgtgatgcaagtttctggtgAAAAG AAAATCATTGCCTTTACTTATAGACAAAATGGGCTACTTGTTGGCTGCAAGTACCGAACAATAGAGAAAAAGTTTTGGCAG GACAGAGGTACTGAAAAAATGTTATATGGACTGGATGACATTACAGAAGCAGATGAGATTATCATT GTTGAAGGTGAGATAGATAAGCTGTCAATAGAAGAAGCTGGTTATTACAATTGTGCAAGTGTTCCTGGAGGAGCACCACAAACTGTTTCAATGAAGGAACTACCATCAGTGGACAAG GACGTGAGCTTTCAGTATCTATGGAACTGCAAAGACTATCTGGACAAG GCGTCTCGAATAATCCTGGCAACTGATGGTGATATACCAGGCCGAGCTTTAGCTGAGGAGCTTTCTCGCCGCCTTGGAAGAGAGAG GTGTTGGCAAGTAAATTGGCCGGAAAAGGATGAGTTGACCTCTTTCAAAGATGCAAATGAG GTTCTCAAGAATTTGGGCGCAGCTGCACTTAGAGATGCCATTAACGGAGCTAAACCATATGAATCACATGATTTCAGTTGA